One Acidobacteriota bacterium DNA window includes the following coding sequences:
- a CDS encoding WGR domain-containing protein produces MSAEKTYLELSEAGGGSHKFYEVIVNHTELSIRYGRIGDAGQTQVKTFPSFEKAQAEAQKKINEKLKKGYEAAVQGVRQKRPITSRSAMLAQFATTTTTSHQTAARRKTPGTPSIKQAPILWKFHSNFAAFGIFINDSHCWMGNEDGNIFALTHDGQVQMKFKLPEGVKCLVADDAWLYAGCNDGNVYDLTGKVPRIAYEIAPDVDIFWLDIADGVLAVSDNKGNVTVINHEDESQWSKKSRGDMGWMVRADEIGVYHGHAAGVTMYDWEDGSVIWEQETEGPVLFGWQEESLVYACTARGVIHCFAKMGIAATRFHCDAVIFSCAATEGGKYVFAGDNQSAIYCFNEAGERLWKLGTGCGSAYSMQYHNQRLYIVTTAGVLACIDASEAAIQAAQSGTVPDAININAPQVEAVSATTIETTNESGSGVVVECFREGGKLRVRVVSEGFNKNLHCQFPKGIREAGARYIVDEVREARGGFYRVLGNIKKLT; encoded by the coding sequence ATGTCAGCAGAAAAAACCTATCTGGAACTTTCGGAAGCGGGCGGCGGTTCACACAAATTCTATGAAGTTATCGTTAATCATACAGAGCTATCTATTCGTTATGGTCGCATAGGCGATGCAGGACAAACCCAGGTAAAAACGTTTCCCTCATTTGAAAAAGCCCAGGCTGAAGCCCAGAAGAAAATTAATGAAAAATTGAAGAAAGGTTACGAAGCCGCTGTTCAAGGCGTCCGTCAAAAACGCCCGATAACCAGCCGCTCGGCGATGCTCGCACAATTTGCGACGACTACAACGACCTCCCATCAAACCGCCGCCAGGCGTAAGACACCCGGCACGCCATCCATCAAACAAGCGCCGATATTATGGAAATTTCATTCCAACTTCGCGGCATTCGGAATTTTTATTAATGATTCGCACTGCTGGATGGGCAATGAAGATGGCAACATCTTTGCCTTAACCCACGATGGACAGGTGCAGATGAAATTCAAATTGCCCGAAGGCGTGAAATGTCTGGTAGCCGATGACGCCTGGTTGTATGCCGGTTGTAATGACGGCAATGTTTATGACCTGACGGGCAAAGTGCCGCGCATCGCTTATGAGATCGCGCCCGATGTTGACATCTTCTGGCTCGACATCGCCGATGGCGTCCTGGCGGTTTCCGATAATAAAGGAAACGTTACGGTCATCAATCACGAAGACGAATCGCAGTGGTCGAAAAAAAGTCGCGGCGATATGGGCTGGATGGTACGCGCGGATGAAATCGGGGTTTATCACGGACACGCAGCGGGCGTCACCATGTACGACTGGGAAGATGGCAGCGTCATCTGGGAACAGGAAACCGAAGGTCCTGTTTTATTCGGCTGGCAAGAGGAGTCGCTGGTTTATGCCTGCACCGCCAGAGGCGTGATTCACTGTTTTGCCAAAATGGGCATTGCAGCAACGCGCTTTCATTGCGATGCGGTGATCTTTTCATGCGCCGCGACAGAAGGCGGCAAATACGTTTTCGCAGGCGATAATCAAAGCGCGATTTATTGTTTCAACGAAGCGGGCGAACGATTGTGGAAACTCGGCACGGGGTGTGGTTCGGCTTATTCCATGCAATATCACAATCAACGGCTTTACATCGTCACCACTGCCGGGGTGCTCGCCTGCATTGATGCCAGTGAAGCGGCAATCCAAGCCGCGCAATCTGGCACCGTGCCCGACGCCATCAATATCAATGCGCCGCAGGTTGAAGCAGTTTCTGCAACCACTATTGAAACCACCAATGAAAGCGGCAGCGGTGTGGTGGTCGAATGTTTTCGCGAAGGCGGTAAATTGCGGGTTCGCGTGGTAAGCGAAGGCTTCAATAAAAATCTGCATTGCCAGTTTCCGAAAGGCATACGCGAAGCCGGGGCGCGCTACATCGTTGACGAAGTGCGCGAAGCGCGCGGCGGCTTTTATCGCGTGCTCGGCAATATTAAGAAATTGACGTAA